The proteins below are encoded in one region of Zerene cesonia ecotype Mississippi chromosome 10, Zerene_cesonia_1.1, whole genome shotgun sequence:
- the LOC119829361 gene encoding small proline-rich protein 2D-like, with protein sequence MSAPFYSYDPCVCTGMPCGACYPYSTKPCAASCNDLGKCSVCPGGGCSPCPAPVRPCPAPCPAPPILPCLPPCPPCDKPATPIPPPAPSCDSVAIPCCRPNRCKPCPCYCCTEPALCSKTTPPLVFPAHIIFSATSIEMTL encoded by the exons atgaGTGCACCGTTTTATAGTTACGACCCATGCGTATGCACTGGAATGCCTTGCGGCGCTTGCTATCCATACTCTACAAAGCCTTGCGCAGCGTCATGTAACGACCTGGGAAAATGCTCAGTGTGCCCCGGCGGCGGGTGCTCCCCTTGCCCAGCGCCAGTGCGGCCGTGTCCAGCCCCTTGCCCGGCTCCCCCAATTTTGCCTTGTTTACCTCCATGTCCACCGTGTGATAAG CCAGCCACTCCTATTCCGCCGCCAGCTCCATCTTGCGACAGCGTAGCGATACCGTGCTGCAGGCCGAACCGCTGTAAGCCCTGTCCGTGCTATTGCTGCACTGAGCCCGCCTTGTGCTCG AAGACGACGCCACCACTGGTATTCCCAGCACACATCATATTCTCTGCTACTTCTATTGAAATGACACTATGA
- the LOC119829736 gene encoding sperm mitochondrial-associated cysteine-rich protein-like produces the protein MCSMCFCPTCPPILPCGTGPCTFSCPPPAPCCQACCPPPVPCTPCPPCICKPNFRPPPAPVLPDYVPPIVPIFPCCKPRRAPPCDPPPYPPPKPVCCPPVLPCCPPPEPCDPPPVCPCVEPINCYQPVLPCCNPQCPPPILPKQRPICPRAPPPPYPCLPVCRSCCPDCELDPVTRRRPLIVHDSVFATRPSAFPKDCFNRRNQNVRYTVCNYFKQVRCIKNIRCFIQ, from the exons ATGTGCTCAATGTGTTTCTGCCCGACATGTCCACCTATATTACCCTGCGGGACGGGTCCTTGTACATTTTCTTGTCCACCACCAGCGCCTTGCTGCCAAGCTTGCTGCCCTCCTCCTGTACCCTGCACCCCATGTCCACCCTGTATTTGTAAACCAAACTTTAGACCACCACCGGCTCCTGTTTTGCCTGATTATGTACCACCTATCGTTCCTATATTTCCTTGTTGCAAGCCCCGCAGAGCGCCACCTTGCGACCCACCTCCATATCCTCCACCAAAGCCTGTGTGTTGTCCACCGGTTTTGCCATGTTGCCCTCCCCCAGAACCCTGTGATCCCCCACCA GTCTGTCCATGCGTTGAACCCATAAATTGCTATCAGCCAGTATTGCCTTGCTGTAACCCTCAATGTCCACCACCAATTCTTCCCAAACAACGTCCTATATGTCCAAGAGCACCACCACCACCGTACCCTTGCTTACCTGTGTGCCGAAGCTGCTGCCCAGATTGTGAACTAGACCCAGTTACACGACGCAGACCATTGATTGTTCACGACAGTGTTTTCGCCACTAGACCCTCAGCTTTTCCCAAGGATTGCTTCAATAGGCGCAATCAAAATGTCCGCTATACAgtttgcaattattttaaacaggtacgttgcattaaaaatattcgttgttttatacaataa
- the LOC119829360 gene encoding uncharacterized protein LOC119829360 codes for MIFLPVSKTLFYTLYERKYGHNLPTDTVKPHFEALPGIPCGIFRCTGGEILGRGADKCCLYKNPEYFSYHHMTFFDLHLYLRPCRQPSPVSGRKK; via the exons ATGATCTTTTTACCAGTGTCGAAGACTTTGTTCTATACTCTATAT GAGCGTAAATATGGACACAATCTACCTACCGACACTGTGAAACCTCATTTTGAAGCGCTGCCTGGCATCCCGTGTGGTATATTCAGATGTACGGGTGGAGAA ATTCTTGGGCGAGGCGCAGACAAGTGCTGCTTATACAAAAATCCAGAATATTTCTCTTATCACCACATGACATTTTTTGATCTTCATCTATATTTAAGACCATGTCGACAACCAAGTCCTGTTTCTGgtagaaaaaaatga